From the Pseudomonas sp. SORT22 genome, one window contains:
- a CDS encoding O-antigen ligase family protein, whose product MMYSRRWAQAWLAIGFFWFLVGIALAPSNKLYQQGLVAFLWLPTLVMLWSARALLVELWHAQKALCLALLLMLGWTALSLSWAATEEPGRELKRLLYIAVFLLFFPLLAQLGEQRIRLLMLLGGAGLAIGAVLSIVQFYLVRGEEWASRLYGIGEISHPILGSYVIGAAIVWMIHWPVKQRLMQLLWGVALLCLGAFVLLCQSRGAALGLLITMLAMPLWCRDRRSRVIAATALVGAAIGFALLYSLVMYRGASYRPEIFEVSLQMIGEHPWTGLGLGSFYSISAAGMQFDHTHNMFTHIAIELGIPGMLLWLAVWLCTLREIWKTRDTTFGKGLMGLWLFSTLAMQFDAASLTGTPRAEWFISWLPVGLATVLVWVRARAPGCDKISGSI is encoded by the coding sequence ATGATGTATTCGAGGCGCTGGGCGCAGGCCTGGCTGGCAATTGGCTTTTTCTGGTTTTTGGTGGGCATTGCCCTGGCGCCAAGCAACAAGCTTTACCAGCAAGGGCTGGTTGCGTTTCTGTGGCTGCCTACGCTGGTCATGCTGTGGTCTGCCCGCGCATTGCTGGTCGAGCTTTGGCATGCACAAAAGGCACTGTGCCTGGCGTTGCTGCTGATGCTCGGCTGGACCGCTTTGAGCTTGTCGTGGGCCGCCACAGAGGAGCCCGGGCGTGAACTCAAGCGCCTGCTGTACATAGCGGTATTCCTGCTGTTCTTCCCCCTGTTGGCCCAACTCGGGGAGCAGCGCATTCGCCTGCTGATGCTTCTGGGTGGGGCGGGGCTGGCTATCGGTGCCGTATTGTCGATCGTGCAGTTTTATCTGGTCCGCGGCGAGGAGTGGGCATCCAGGCTGTATGGCATCGGTGAAATTTCCCACCCAATCCTTGGTTCTTACGTCATCGGCGCAGCGATTGTCTGGATGATCCATTGGCCAGTTAAACAACGCCTGATGCAGTTGCTCTGGGGTGTTGCCCTGCTCTGCCTGGGGGCATTCGTGTTGTTGTGCCAGAGTCGTGGTGCGGCCTTGGGCTTGCTGATCACGATGCTGGCCATGCCGCTCTGGTGCCGTGACCGCAGAAGCCGGGTGATTGCTGCAACAGCGCTGGTAGGCGCTGCCATTGGTTTTGCGCTGTTGTACTCGCTGGTCATGTACCGGGGGGCGTCCTACCGGCCGGAGATCTTCGAGGTAAGCCTGCAGATGATCGGTGAGCATCCCTGGACCGGCCTGGGCCTGGGGTCGTTCTACTCCATCAGCGCCGCCGGTATGCAGTTCGACCACACCCACAACATGTTCACCCACATTGCCATCGAACTGGGTATCCCCGGCATGCTGTTGTGGCTGGCGGTGTGGCTGTGCACTTTGCGCGAAATCTGGAAAACCCGCGATACAACCTTTGGCAAAGGTCTGATGGGCCTGTGGTTGTTCTCGACCCTGGCCATGCAGTTCGACGCCGCAAGCCTGACCGGCACCCCGCGTGCCGAGTGGTTCATCAGCTGGCTGCCGGTCGGCCTGGCCACTGTCCTGGTCTGGGTACGTGCCCGGGCACCAGGCTGTGATAAAATTTCCGGTTCTATCTGA
- a CDS encoding toluene tolerance protein: MQCSRLPQVDFNQLTLGAQILEADSYGAKVYLLTDGNILKLFRRKRLISSALLRPYSRRFIDNAVMLKKKGIPTLEVLEYYKLDAPGMTAVLYRPLPGKTLSQLSREPGFSWQERLPDLIGLVRQLHQAGIYFRSLHLGNIVVTPEQQLGLIDVADMRFLRAPLSSRMIRRNVQHFARYIAREQLADQFPLAELERALLP; encoded by the coding sequence ATGCAATGTTCCCGGCTCCCCCAAGTCGACTTCAATCAGCTGACGCTTGGTGCCCAGATACTGGAGGCCGACAGCTACGGCGCTAAAGTCTACCTGTTAACAGACGGCAATATCCTCAAGCTCTTCAGGCGCAAGCGGTTAATTTCTTCTGCGCTGCTGCGACCTTACTCCCGACGCTTTATCGATAACGCGGTGATGCTAAAGAAAAAGGGAATTCCTACGCTTGAAGTGCTGGAGTACTACAAGCTGGACGCACCTGGAATGACGGCGGTACTGTACCGTCCACTGCCCGGCAAAACCTTGAGCCAGCTGTCTCGCGAGCCCGGTTTCAGCTGGCAGGAACGCCTTCCGGATCTGATCGGACTGGTGCGCCAGCTGCATCAGGCGGGTATTTACTTCCGCTCACTGCACCTTGGCAACATTGTTGTTACCCCTGAGCAGCAACTTGGCTTGATCGATGTCGCCGACATGCGTTTCCTGCGAGCCCCGTTGTCCAGCCGAATGATTCGACGCAACGTGCAACATTTTGCCCGGTACATTGCCCGGGAACAGTTGGCTGACCAGTTTCCCCTGGCTGAGCTTGAGCGCGCACTGCTGCCGTAA
- a CDS encoding glycosyltransferase, giving the protein MNIVNIMWAGGSPYVSVHKVHQQILSQAGPGAKISSWLLQGQGACYGGESTREWHLSHRLLKGRHVWRALRPWLRGRFRDALEQANAQVLLLDGLGVSRLILPLLKVMPNLRATVVFHGKTRLRRADIALLRAFPASRLTFVAVSQTLADALAQDLGVPVQVLRTALEPDGFRRNLLGRQQARQALGLAEHGVRVLGAVGRLVDSKGFDYLLDAFAQAARQQADLRLVILGEGGLRSQLQARIQALDLAQKVSMPGHCVGLEKLYRAFDWLLIPSHSEGLGLVLQEAVMADVPVLCSELPVFREQLGIAGYYAPAGDVGAWSNAIAACSDLQASTVANAQYQALQPEQAWQRFSQASRALLGRA; this is encoded by the coding sequence GTGAATATCGTCAACATTATGTGGGCTGGCGGTTCGCCGTATGTCTCGGTGCACAAGGTGCATCAACAAATTCTGTCCCAGGCCGGGCCTGGGGCGAAAATCAGCAGTTGGCTGCTGCAGGGGCAGGGTGCCTGCTATGGCGGTGAGTCAACGCGCGAGTGGCATTTGTCCCATCGCCTGCTCAAGGGGCGGCATGTCTGGCGCGCATTGCGTCCCTGGTTGCGGGGGCGGTTTCGCGATGCGCTGGAACAAGCCAATGCTCAGGTGCTGTTGCTTGACGGGTTGGGCGTGTCGCGCTTGATACTGCCGCTGCTCAAGGTCATGCCGAACTTGCGGGCCACCGTCGTGTTTCATGGCAAGACCCGCCTGCGCCGGGCCGATATTGCCTTGTTGCGCGCTTTTCCTGCCTCTCGGCTGACGTTTGTCGCCGTCTCACAAACCCTTGCCGATGCATTGGCGCAAGACCTCGGGGTGCCGGTGCAGGTGTTGCGTACCGCCCTTGAACCAGATGGCTTTCGTCGCAACTTGCTAGGCCGGCAACAGGCACGTCAGGCGCTGGGGCTCGCGGAGCACGGCGTACGTGTCCTGGGCGCAGTCGGCCGGTTGGTCGATAGCAAGGGTTTTGACTACTTGCTCGATGCCTTTGCCCAGGCTGCTCGGCAGCAAGCTGATCTGCGCCTGGTGATCCTCGGTGAGGGCGGCTTGCGCTCACAGTTGCAGGCGCGGATCCAGGCGCTTGATCTGGCTCAGAAAGTCTCGATGCCAGGGCACTGTGTCGGGCTGGAAAAGCTCTACAGGGCATTTGACTGGCTGTTGATTCCTTCGCACTCCGAAGGGTTGGGCCTGGTGCTGCAAGAGGCGGTAATGGCCGATGTGCCTGTCCTGTGCAGCGAGTTGCCGGTGTTTCGCGAGCAGTTGGGAATCGCAGGCTACTATGCGCCGGCGGGTGATGTCGGCGCCTGGAGCAACGCGATTGCCGCGTGCTCGGATCTTCAGGCAAGCACTGTTGCCAACGCTCAATACCAGGCCCTGCAGCCCGAGCAGGCCTGGCAACGCTTCAGTCAGGCTTCCAGGGCGTTACTGGGTAGGGCCTGA
- a CDS encoding glycosyltransferase: MKVLFLVQKEQRAILDRLYDGVAAHSDCDLRWLSSDEQRNLRRYFRREVDVDKYDRIVFFLRFKQEIRQVGFIRTVPNLVILEHDAYQNYIPCKYTGKFSAHYRQLPWARVISSGYMVSERLRQEGFDAEFVPKGYDQQLLADQGRERDIELAFVGSTNSVAYSGRKALLDELAQVENLLVTRTKSGEEYCDTLNRIRFFVSADVGMGEYMIKNFEAMACGCVLLAFDQGEAENRALGLKDMHNVVLYDSIAQLQEKLKVLRADPGLVERIGNNGRDLAVSQFSFAQVGRSIVEKMQPPLRPRPALTGWQRLRLRLGI, encoded by the coding sequence ATGAAAGTTCTATTTCTGGTGCAGAAAGAACAACGGGCGATCCTCGACCGTTTGTATGACGGCGTTGCTGCGCACAGCGACTGCGACCTGCGCTGGCTGAGCAGTGACGAGCAGCGCAACCTGCGCCGCTACTTCCGCCGCGAAGTCGACGTCGACAAGTACGACCGGATCGTGTTTTTCCTGCGCTTCAAGCAAGAGATTCGCCAGGTCGGTTTCATTCGTACGGTGCCCAATCTGGTCATCCTCGAACATGATGCCTACCAGAACTACATCCCCTGCAAGTACACCGGCAAGTTCAGCGCCCATTACCGCCAACTGCCTTGGGCGCGGGTCATCAGTTCCGGTTACATGGTCAGTGAGCGCCTGCGTCAGGAGGGTTTCGATGCCGAGTTCGTACCCAAGGGCTACGACCAGCAGCTGTTGGCCGACCAGGGTCGTGAACGGGATATCGAGCTGGCTTTTGTCGGCAGCACCAACAGCGTTGCCTACAGTGGCCGCAAGGCGTTGCTCGATGAATTGGCGCAGGTGGAAAACCTGCTGGTAACCCGTACCAAGTCCGGTGAAGAGTATTGCGACACGCTCAACCGCATCCGTTTTTTTGTTAGCGCGGATGTCGGCATGGGCGAATACATGATCAAGAATTTCGAGGCGATGGCCTGTGGCTGCGTTTTGCTGGCCTTTGACCAGGGTGAGGCGGAAAATCGCGCCCTGGGTTTGAAAGACATGCATAACGTGGTGCTCTATGACAGCATTGCCCAGTTGCAAGAGAAGCTGAAAGTATTGCGTGCCGACCCCGGGCTGGTCGAGCGTATCGGCAACAACGGCCGTGATCTGGCCGTCTCGCAATTCAGCTTCGCCCAGGTAGGTCGTAGCATCGTGGAAAAAATGCAGCCACCTCTTCGTCCCCGTCCAGCCCTGACCGGCTGGCAACGCTTGCGTTTGAGACTGGGCATATGA
- a CDS encoding PIG-L family deacetylase, with translation MSRKQQLLKRHRRNKRLGLLIGLLVLLALGFFVQWWLPLLLLPLLWVAHEAWFADHLFYSPAEDYQYQFPSDCVAHSVGLVDGIVRLESPLQLGAEQTVILQVHLKSNWLGRFLDPAVSLGSDDVQTFERGVNGLRYLNLTGLAEPLMAGQLRLRGRHCRLVGEATLWVAPQADLRQRRVMVIAPHADDAELAAFGFYSQAEETWVVTLTAGEIEAEHYQQMGLEKAEAARLKGRLRAWDSIAVPRWAGVPESRCVQLGYFCLQLPAMQAAPAEPMASREAGLADTRLFRQFNPLTLPGDEDGAPTWNNLLADLRALLLRARPQVLVMPHPTLDPHPDHICAQAAVLEALQGLEWQPETLLCYANHLHDNDRWPMGDSGAGIALPPQLQAAQAWSPYCLVLGLPAQRDKAMALGMMHDLQPPAPFKRRLRRLLQRWLAGRRPSPYGENEFFRKAVRRHELFWRREL, from the coding sequence GTGAGCCGCAAGCAGCAGTTGCTCAAGCGCCACCGGCGCAACAAGCGCCTCGGGCTGCTGATCGGCTTGTTGGTGCTGCTTGCCCTGGGGTTTTTTGTCCAGTGGTGGTTGCCGCTGCTGCTGTTGCCGCTGTTGTGGGTCGCCCACGAGGCGTGGTTTGCCGACCATCTGTTCTACTCTCCGGCTGAAGACTATCAGTATCAGTTCCCGTCAGACTGTGTGGCGCATTCGGTCGGACTGGTCGATGGAATTGTGCGCCTGGAATCGCCGCTGCAGCTTGGTGCTGAGCAGACGGTGATTCTTCAGGTGCACCTGAAAAGCAATTGGCTGGGGCGGTTCCTTGATCCTGCGGTAAGCCTGGGCAGTGACGACGTTCAGACGTTCGAGCGGGGCGTGAACGGCCTGCGTTACCTGAACCTCACCGGGCTGGCCGAGCCGTTGATGGCTGGACAGTTGCGCCTGCGTGGACGCCACTGCCGCCTGGTGGGCGAGGCAACGCTATGGGTTGCGCCACAGGCCGATCTTCGCCAGCGCCGGGTCATGGTCATCGCGCCCCATGCCGATGATGCCGAGCTCGCAGCCTTTGGCTTCTACAGCCAGGCCGAGGAGACCTGGGTGGTGACCTTGACTGCCGGTGAAATCGAAGCCGAACACTACCAGCAAATGGGCCTGGAAAAGGCTGAGGCTGCGCGCCTGAAAGGCCGTTTACGAGCCTGGGACAGCATCGCTGTGCCGCGTTGGGCCGGGGTGCCCGAGTCTCGCTGCGTGCAGCTGGGGTATTTCTGCTTGCAACTCCCGGCCATGCAGGCCGCGCCTGCAGAGCCAATGGCTTCGCGCGAGGCCGGGCTTGCCGATACCCGCCTGTTTCGCCAGTTCAACCCGCTGACCCTGCCGGGTGATGAAGACGGCGCGCCAACCTGGAACAACCTGCTGGCCGATCTGCGTGCACTGTTGCTCAGGGCCCGGCCGCAGGTGCTGGTGATGCCGCACCCGACCCTCGATCCGCACCCTGATCATATCTGCGCCCAAGCTGCTGTGCTCGAAGCGCTGCAAGGCCTTGAGTGGCAGCCTGAAACCCTGCTGTGCTATGCCAATCACCTGCATGACAACGACCGCTGGCCCATGGGTGATAGCGGTGCAGGCATTGCTTTGCCGCCGCAACTGCAAGCAGCCCAGGCCTGGTCTCCCTACTGCCTGGTGCTGGGCCTGCCCGCCCAGCGCGACAAAGCCATGGCCCTGGGCATGATGCACGACCTGCAGCCGCCTGCGCCGTTCAAGCGCCGCCTGCGCCGCCTGCTGCAACGCTGGCTGGCCGGGCGTCGTCCTTCGCCCTATGGCGAGAACGAATTCTTTCGCAAGGCTGTGCGTCGACACGAATTGTTCTGGCGTCGTGAGCTCTGA
- a CDS encoding antimicrobial resistance protein Mig-14 codes for MLNHIQGWRERGWTQIDAPTYALAWEKFGGSVATHPLVVEQLADLAQIPVRYLGWEQNGELKAAIPTWGRYLALSKDMLKRQGKKGLYDLGNAELILPAAADAQAPLRHAGRYLSELNQGRFANLKAQAELLAMARTPEDLSKKFRYNQRRELRLLEEAGGQVRPVTDFSSSELAAIYCDLFQRRWEFPATGAERMAEVIERLRELLIGSVLFLDDAPIAIQLVYRVEAPAWISVEYINGGVDPQTKAFSPGSVLSFLNTQAAWEDARTRNKPLRFSFGRADREYKDRWCNPVPVFQV; via the coding sequence ATGCTCAACCATATTCAAGGCTGGCGCGAGCGCGGCTGGACGCAGATCGATGCGCCAACCTACGCCCTGGCCTGGGAAAAGTTTGGCGGCAGTGTCGCCACCCATCCACTGGTTGTTGAGCAGCTGGCTGACCTGGCGCAGATCCCGGTGCGTTACCTGGGCTGGGAGCAAAACGGCGAGCTCAAGGCTGCGATTCCCACCTGGGGTCGCTACCTGGCGCTGTCCAAAGATATGCTTAAGCGTCAGGGCAAAAAAGGCCTGTACGACCTGGGCAATGCCGAGCTGATCCTGCCCGCCGCTGCCGATGCCCAGGCGCCGCTGCGTCATGCCGGGCGTTATCTGTCCGAGCTCAACCAGGGCCGTTTTGCCAACCTCAAGGCGCAGGCCGAATTGCTGGCCATGGCGCGTACGCCGGAAGACCTGTCGAAGAAGTTTCGCTACAACCAGCGCCGTGAACTGCGCCTGCTGGAAGAGGCGGGCGGCCAGGTGCGGCCGGTCACGGATTTTTCCAGTAGCGAACTTGCGGCGATCTACTGCGACCTGTTCCAGCGCCGCTGGGAGTTTCCGGCTACTGGCGCCGAGCGCATGGCCGAGGTGATCGAGCGCCTGCGCGAGCTGTTGATCGGTTCGGTGCTGTTTCTTGACGATGCGCCGATTGCCATCCAGCTGGTTTATCGGGTCGAAGCGCCAGCGTGGATCAGCGTCGAGTACATCAACGGTGGTGTCGATCCGCAAACCAAGGCTTTCAGCCCCGGTAGCGTGCTGAGCTTCCTCAATACCCAGGCTGCCTGGGAAGATGCCCGTACGCGTAACAAACCCTTGCGGTTCTCCTTCGGCCGTGCCGATCGCGAGTACAAGGACCGTTGGTGCAACCCCGTGCCGGTGTTTCAGGTGTGA
- a CDS encoding glycosyltransferase, whose protein sequence is MTSRAEKRVLQFCHGYDGPFLDCARQYASLFDGSGYKVTTVFLTGAADPQVAAGCASDEVIFLEFSSKAIRGLKLGAIRALRRIVASRQFSFCIAHRFKPIYIALLGSNLPVIGVHHAFGDYLRRSRQLFANLFSKRLSLLGVSDAVRDDMRKCLRKWPAERIQTLYNRIDIEALQASQVPAAQAREALGLDPQAWIVGNVGRLHPDKDQATLLRGFAQALPQLPAGARLAILGKGRLEQQLKEQAAELGIAAHVDFLGQVPDARRYFRAFDAFALSSDHEPFGMVLLEAMVAGVPLLATACGGAVEVVEGVGILFPLGDAERLGQGLQHLAALDAGQRQECAGRMLERLRERFSDAAVREAFWQLPHVRALTAEA, encoded by the coding sequence ATGACGTCCAGGGCTGAAAAACGCGTCCTGCAGTTCTGTCATGGTTATGACGGTCCGTTCCTGGACTGTGCGCGCCAGTACGCCAGCCTGTTCGACGGTAGCGGCTACAAGGTCACGACGGTGTTCCTGACCGGCGCTGCCGACCCTCAGGTCGCGGCCGGCTGCGCCTCGGACGAGGTGATCTTCCTCGAGTTCAGCTCCAAGGCCATTCGTGGTCTTAAGCTGGGGGCGATCCGCGCCTTGCGGCGGATCGTCGCCAGCCGCCAGTTCAGCTTCTGCATCGCGCACCGCTTCAAGCCGATCTATATCGCCTTGCTCGGCAGCAACTTGCCAGTGATCGGCGTGCACCACGCCTTCGGTGACTACCTGCGCCGCAGCCGCCAGCTGTTTGCCAACCTGTTCAGCAAACGCCTGAGCCTGCTCGGTGTTTCTGACGCAGTGCGCGACGACATGCGCAAATGCCTGCGCAAGTGGCCGGCCGAGCGTATCCAGACCCTCTACAACCGCATCGACATCGAGGCGCTGCAGGCCAGCCAGGTGCCCGCCGCGCAGGCGCGCGAGGCGTTGGGCCTGGACCCGCAAGCGTGGATCGTCGGCAACGTCGGCCGCCTGCATCCAGACAAAGACCAGGCCACCTTGCTGCGTGGTTTCGCCCAGGCCTTGCCGCAACTGCCGGCCGGCGCTCGCCTGGCCATTCTTGGCAAGGGTCGCCTGGAGCAGCAACTCAAAGAGCAGGCCGCCGAACTGGGAATCGCCGCGCACGTGGATTTTCTCGGTCAGGTGCCTGACGCTCGTCGCTACTTTCGTGCTTTTGACGCCTTCGCCTTGAGCTCCGACCATGAGCCGTTCGGCATGGTCCTGCTCGAAGCCATGGTCGCCGGCGTGCCGCTACTGGCTACGGCCTGCGGCGGTGCGGTCGAGGTGGTCGAGGGTGTCGGCATCCTCTTCCCGCTGGGCGACGCCGAGCGTCTTGGGCAAGGTTTGCAGCACCTGGCCGCACTGGATGCCGGGCAGCGCCAGGAGTGCGCCGGGCGCATGCTTGAGCGTTTGCGTGAGCGCTTCTCCGATGCCGCAGTGCGCGAGGCCTTCTGGCAACTGCCGCACGTTCGTGCCCTGACAGCGGAGGCTTGA
- a CDS encoding carbamoyltransferase, translating to MALTILGLSGALSHDPSAALYIDGKLIAAAEEERFVRDKHAKNRMPYESAKFCLEQAGIKPSDVDVVAIPFAPISLFGEARWHYAKRYWYAPDRALDAILMGNRRYKRYRKKIVWCLEQLGFDPKKVKIEPVEHHLAHASSAYHCSGFKEKTAILGIDGKGEYATTFFGYGENGKIHKIKEFFDPDSLGGLYGAITEFLGFEMLDGEFKVMGMAPYGDASKYDFSRLASFENGELVINTDYANVIGLRRYKEKGKGFYFSPKLIEWLGPKREGDIADEPYIHYAASMQALFEKLALQMIDHYLGDILKETGKLAFAGGCALNVKLNQKIIARPDLKELFVQPASGDAGTAVGAAAYVSHARGVPVEKMEHVYLGPAYSNEDVIAACARHPSQPKWRKLENMPEQIAKIMVDGNPVAWFQGRMEFGPRALGGRSIIGCPSVEGVADRINHQIKFRERWRPFCPSMLDTVAPQMIKIDHPAPFMTFTFEVAEEWKTRVPEVVHEDGTSRAQVLKREYNPRYYDMMKALETLTGNGVSLNTSLNRRGEPMICSPTDALNMFFGSDLQYLIMEDILVVKDGADTYDVQG from the coding sequence TTGGCATTGACGATTCTTGGCCTGTCCGGCGCCCTTAGTCATGACCCTTCCGCGGCCCTGTACATCGACGGCAAGCTGATTGCCGCCGCTGAAGAAGAGCGCTTCGTGCGCGATAAACATGCAAAGAACCGCATGCCCTACGAATCGGCGAAGTTCTGCCTGGAACAGGCCGGTATCAAGCCGTCCGACGTTGATGTGGTGGCGATTCCGTTCGCCCCGATCAGCCTGTTCGGCGAGGCTCGCTGGCACTACGCCAAGCGTTACTGGTACGCCCCGGACCGCGCCCTTGACGCGATCCTGATGGGCAACCGTCGCTACAAGCGTTACCGCAAGAAGATCGTCTGGTGCCTGGAGCAACTGGGCTTCGACCCGAAAAAGGTCAAGATCGAGCCGGTCGAGCACCACCTGGCCCACGCCTCCAGTGCCTACCACTGCTCCGGTTTCAAAGAGAAAACCGCGATCCTCGGTATCGACGGTAAGGGCGAATACGCCACGACCTTCTTTGGCTACGGCGAAAACGGCAAGATCCACAAGATCAAGGAATTCTTCGATCCGGACTCCCTCGGTGGCCTGTACGGCGCGATCACCGAGTTCCTCGGTTTCGAAATGCTCGATGGCGAGTTCAAGGTCATGGGCATGGCGCCTTACGGCGACGCCAGCAAGTACGATTTCTCGCGCCTGGCCTCGTTCGAAAACGGCGAGCTGGTGATCAACACCGACTACGCCAACGTCATCGGCCTGCGTCGTTATAAAGAGAAGGGCAAGGGTTTCTACTTCTCGCCAAAACTGATCGAGTGGCTGGGCCCGAAACGCGAAGGCGACATCGCCGACGAGCCGTACATCCACTACGCCGCGAGCATGCAGGCGCTGTTCGAGAAGCTCGCCCTGCAGATGATCGACCACTACCTGGGCGACATCCTCAAGGAGACCGGCAAACTGGCCTTCGCTGGCGGCTGCGCGCTTAACGTCAAGCTCAACCAGAAGATCATTGCTCGCCCTGACCTCAAGGAACTGTTCGTCCAGCCGGCTTCCGGCGACGCCGGCACCGCGGTCGGAGCTGCTGCTTATGTGTCCCACGCCCGTGGTGTACCGGTTGAGAAGATGGAACACGTCTACCTCGGCCCTGCGTACTCCAACGAAGACGTGATCGCCGCCTGTGCCCGTCATCCGAGCCAGCCAAAATGGCGCAAGCTGGAGAACATGCCCGAGCAGATCGCCAAGATCATGGTCGACGGCAACCCGGTGGCCTGGTTCCAGGGCCGCATGGAGTTCGGCCCGCGTGCCCTCGGCGGTCGTTCGATCATCGGTTGCCCGAGCGTGGAAGGCGTTGCCGACCGCATCAACCACCAGATCAAGTTCCGCGAGCGCTGGAGGCCTTTCTGCCCGTCGATGCTCGACACCGTCGCGCCGCAGATGATCAAGATCGATCACCCGGCGCCGTTCATGACCTTCACCTTCGAAGTGGCTGAAGAGTGGAAGACCCGCGTGCCGGAAGTCGTCCACGAGGACGGCACCTCGCGCGCCCAGGTGCTCAAGCGCGAGTACAACCCGCGCTACTACGACATGATGAAGGCGCTGGAGACCCTGACCGGCAACGGCGTGTCGCTGAATACTTCGCTCAACCGTCGTGGCGAGCCGATGATCTGCTCGCCGACCGATGCGCTGAACATGTTCTTCGGCTCGGACCTGCAGTACCTGATCATGGAAGACATCCTGGTGGTCAAGGACGGCGCGGACACTTATGACGTCCAGGGCTGA
- the rlmJ gene encoding 23S rRNA (adenine(2030)-N(6))-methyltransferase RlmJ codes for MNYRHAFHAGNHADVFKHLVLTRLIALMSRKEQPFAYLDTHAGLGLYDLQGDQATRTGEWLEGIGRLWGRDDLPEITADYLRILRKMNPDGELRYYPGSPELARRLARQQDRVLLNEKHPEDGRLLKDNMKKDPRVAVHLGEGWHVPRALLPVQEKRAVMLIDPPFEQADELKRCTQAMKETISRMRQTVAAIWYPIKDQRQLVRFYQDLTSTGAPKLLRVELYVHPQDSPQGLNGSGLAIANPPWGLEEELRTLLPWLSQVLAQTQGSWRMDWLIAE; via the coding sequence ATGAACTATCGTCACGCCTTCCACGCCGGCAACCACGCCGACGTCTTCAAACACCTTGTGCTGACCCGCCTCATCGCCTTGATGTCGCGCAAGGAGCAGCCGTTTGCCTACCTCGACACCCACGCAGGCTTGGGTCTTTACGACCTGCAGGGCGATCAGGCGACACGTACCGGCGAGTGGCTGGAAGGTATCGGCCGCCTCTGGGGGCGCGACGACCTGCCGGAAATCACCGCGGACTACCTGCGCATCCTGCGCAAGATGAACCCCGATGGCGAGCTGCGCTATTACCCGGGCTCCCCGGAACTGGCCCGACGCCTGGCCCGTCAGCAAGATCGCGTGCTGCTTAACGAGAAACACCCCGAAGACGGTCGCCTGCTCAAAGACAACATGAAGAAGGACCCGCGCGTTGCCGTGCACCTGGGCGAGGGCTGGCATGTGCCGCGGGCCTTGCTGCCGGTGCAGGAAAAGCGTGCGGTGATGCTCATCGACCCGCCGTTCGAGCAGGCCGACGAGCTCAAGCGTTGCACCCAGGCGATGAAAGAGACCATCAGTCGCATGCGCCAGACTGTCGCGGCCATCTGGTACCCGATCAAGGACCAGCGCCAGCTGGTGCGCTTCTACCAGGACCTGACCAGCACCGGCGCGCCTAAACTGCTGCGGGTCGAGCTGTATGTGCACCCGCAGGACAGCCCGCAGGGCCTCAACGGCTCGGGCCTGGCCATCGCCAACCCGCCATGGGGCCTGGAAGAAGAACTGCGCACGCTGTTGCCATGGCTGTCGCAGGTGCTGGCGCAGACTCAGGGCAGCTGGCGGATGGATTGGCTGATCGCCGAATAA